Genomic window (Pseudomonadota bacterium):
ATGATGCCGTTTTCGCAGTGGTAGCGGAGCCGGATACGCCCGTTATCGAGCTGAGCAATCAGGGTCATGTCCTGACCTGCGGCAAGGAAGCGGCCGTGGCCGCTACGAAGAGCGTGATCGAACAGGCATTGTTCTTCGCGAGCGTCGAGGCTGCCCTGGGCGACGTGCCGCTGCTCGGCCTCGATGAGCTGTCCGACCAGATGCAGCAGGTGCTCGAGCTGCGAATCGATGCCGGGATCGTCCAGAAGCTGGCTCGCGCGCCCACGATCTATTTTGCCGGCCGCAACAACGGTGTGGCAGAAGAGCTGAGGCTCAAGACGAACGAGATCGCACGCAAGAAGGCAGACTACCTCGAAGGAACCTACGCTGTGCACGGCATCGAGGAGGTCATGCTGCGCGACGAGGTGGTGGTGCTCGTCGATCCGTTTGCCGCCGAAGAGGCCAAGCTCAGGGAGTGTCTCGTCGATGGCGTTGGCATGCACGCGGTAGCGCTTGCACCCCGCCAGACTTCGTTTCCTACCGTGCTGATCCCCGACGGCGGAGCCTATCGGGGTTTCGTGGAGCTGTGCGCCGGCTGGAATCTGCTGGTGGAAACCGGCCTCGCCACAGGGATCGATCTCGACCACCCCGCGAGAGCTCGCAAGGTCGGAAACGAGTTCGAGGGGCGCTGACACTCCACGCCCCGTGGGGCGATGAGCTTGCCCTTGCCCGTGCAGCTCTCCTGCTCGTCGCGACCGTAGAGCGTGAGCGAGCTCCCGGAAGGCTGGAGATTCGTTGCTGAAGAGGATACCCTCCCACCCGAACACCGCGAACCGGCGGCAGCCGGCCTGCGCAGTGCCGGGCTGCGGACCGGGCTTGTGACGGGAGGACCATGGACCAAGACCTGCTGTGTAGGGGCTGCGGCGCCCCTATCCAGCCGGGGTCACGCTTCTGTTCAGCTTGCGGCCACAAAGTCGAACAGCGCCCCCGTGAAGGCGAACGCCGGCAGTTGACAGTGGTCTTTTGCGATCTCGTCGGCTCGAGCGAGCTCTCGGAGCGTCTCGATCCCGAGGAACTGCAGGATCTCTTCGTCGGTTATCGGGCTGTGTGCCGAGATGCCATCGGTCGTTACCAGGGGCACCTCTCGCAGTTCCTTGGTGATGGCGTGCTGGCGTATTTCGGCTACCCGGTCGCCCACGAGGAGGATGCCGTTCGCGCGGTGCGCACGGCGCTTCGAATCATCGAGGATCTCAAGCGCGTGAACCAAGGGATCGGCGAGCGTCTCCAAGCAGAGACCCGAGTGCGTGTGGGAATCCACAGCGGCCTGGCAGTTGTAGGCGACTCGGGTCCGGCGGGGACAGGGGCTCGACTCGCCGTGGGAGAGACGGTCAATCTGGCGGCGCGGCTCGAGCCGCTGGCGGAACCGAACACGGTCCTTGTGTCTGCGGCGACGGCAAGGCTCGTCCAGGGTCATTTCGAGCTCGAGGCGCTCGGCACGCGGACCCTGCGTGGGTTCACCAAACCGGTAGCGCTCTTTCGCGTAGTCCGACCGACAGGGGCACAGACCAAGTTCGAGGCAGCGGCGCGCGGAAGCCTCAGCCCCTACGTCGGGCGCGAGCGCGAGCTGGCAGAGCTCGCTGCTGCCTGGAGACAAGTGCAGAAGGGGGCCGACCGGGTTGTCGTGGTCCGCGGCGAAGCCGGGATCGGAAAATCGCGCCTTATCCACCGCTTCCAGCACACGGGGCTCCACCAAGGTGCTGTCGTGGCAAAGTGCTACTGTTCGCCGCTCATGCAGGCGACGGCGTTTGGCCCGCTAATCGAGATGCTCAACGCCGTCGTGAGCAAGCGCGCCAAGGCGAAAACGGCGCCCGAGGCAAGGCTCGAGGCTCTCGGCAGCCTGCTCGCTGAGCACGCTAATGTGGGGAGCGACGCCCTGCCCTTGATGGCAGCCCTGCTCTCCATTCCGGGAGCAGACGATGGGCCGATGCGCGAGCTGTCGGCTGCTCGGCGGCGCCGGCGAACGCTGGAAATCATGCGCATATGGCTGGCGTCGGCGGCCGAAAAATCGCCGTATGCGTTGCTGGTCGAGGACATTCACTGGGCTGATCCTTCGACGCTCGATTTCCTGGATCTGATCGTGCGCGAGCCACCCGGGGGCCGCACGCTGCTGTGCGTGATGGGTCGCCCCGAATTCCTGCCCCGCTGGTCGCAACCCCATGTCCAAGTGATCGAGCTGCTCCGCCTGACCAGGTCCGAGATGGAGACGATGGTCAAGAACCTCGCGGGCGGCCACGCTCTGCCACCGCTCGTGACGCAGGGAATCGCCAAACGCAGTGAGGGCGTTCCGCTCTTCGTCGAGGAGGTAACCAAGGCGGTCCTGGAATCAGGTGTGCTACGCCTCGATACGCGCTACGAGCTGGCCGGCGAGTTCGACGACCGCTACCTGCCTGCGACAGTGCAGGAGTCGCTGGTAGCTCGTTTCGATCGACTCGGCCAAAGCCGGCGCGTGGCCCAGCTTGGCGCTGCCATCGGACGCGAATTCGATTATGCCTTGATACGTGCGGTTGCCGGGTTGACCGACGATGAGCTTCGCGGGCACCTCGACGCCCTGGTTCGCAGCGAGCTCGCGTTCGTGCGTCGTGATCCGCCGAATTCGACCTACAGATTCAAGCACGCTCTGATTCAGGACGGGATCTACGAAACGCAGCTCAAGAGCGCGCGGCCGCCCGTGCACCAGCGGATCTTCACGGCGCTGGAGGAGGCCTTTCCGGGACTGATCGCCGATAGGCCCGAGGTGGCTGCTTTTCACGCGAAGAAGGCCGGACTTCCGCGGCAGGCTGCAACGTACTTCGAGCGAGCGGCGGAGCGCGCGCTCGAAGCGCAAGCGTACCTGGAAGCGGTCAACCACTTCAGATCCGCATTGGGGCAGCTACGGCAGTTGCCGCAGAGCAGGGAACGTGACCGTTTCGAGCTGGAGTTGCTAGCTGCGTTGGGGCTGCCGCTGACCATGACGCAAGGTTATGCGGCCAAAGAGGTCATGGAGAGCTACGAGCGTGCCAGAGAGTTGTGCGCGGAGGTCGATCCGCCGTTTCGGGTCTTCTATGGCATTTGGACGTTTCAGGCGGTCCGCGGCAGCCGAGCGGCAACACGGCAGATGGTAGAGCAGTTCGACCGAGTCGCACGGACCACGGATAGTCCGGCGAAGCGCTACATTTCGTGGACATCAATGGGGGTTCGACATTTTTGGCGTGGAAGGTTCAAGGAAGCGATTCGTGCGTTGATCGAAGGCCAGAATCACTTCGACTCGAACATGGTGCTCACGCTGCCCAACGACTATGGCTACGACAACCCCTTGTACGGGCATTTGTTCCTGATGCACGCTCGCTATTTGTCTGGCGATGTAGAGGAGGCGAACACGATTCTACAGGGAGTCTGGGCAGCGACCAAAGCCGCCAACTCACCGTACCTCACCGTCATGGCTCTGCACTACCACGCTCTGCTATCCAGTGACGTAGGCGACACAGCAGGGGCGCTGCGGTCAACCGAGAATGGCCTCGAGCTCGCAGCCGAGCATCAGCTGCAGTTCTGGCGGGCCCTCGCGCAGACTCAGCACGGACTGGCGACCTGTGAGGGCGGGCGGGTGCAGCAGGGGATCGCAGAGATTCAGCAAGGGCTTGGCATGCTGCGCGCCACCGGCGCGTCCCATCCACTTCCATACCACCTGTCGTATCTCGCCAGAGCGTATGCTCAGGCGCGTGAGATCGAGAAAGGTCTCGCCGCCGTGGAAGAGGCCATGGTGTTGATACGCACCAACTGGGACCGCAACATCGAGCCCGAGCTCCTACGCCTCAGAGCGGAGCTGTTGGCTCAGGGCGGCGCCACAGCCGAGGCCGAGGACTGCTTTCGGCGCGGGCTCGAGACAGCTGCGAAAGATGGCTCGGCTTTGTGGGGGCTTCGCTGCGCGACGGGCTTCGCGCGCCTGCTGGCCAAGCGCGGCGATACCGGGCGGGCCAGGGAGATCCTTGCTGAAGCGTGCAAAGGGATTGTTAGCGGTGATCCTCCGGTGCTACGTGAGGCTCGCTCGCTCTTGACCGAGCTCCGGGCGAGTTGACGCGCAACTGTTTTCGATGCCCGAAGGTGCAAAGAGTCGTTGGCCTGACGCTTCGCGGAGCGGATGGGTGTTGGTCACCGGTGCGTCACGGGGCATTGGCTGGGAGCTGGCGCAGGAGTTTGCCAGCCATGGACACGACCTGTGCCTGGTGTCTCGCGACCGCGTGAGGCTTGTCTCGCGGGCGCGTAGCCTCGAAGAGCAGTTTGGCGTCGAGGTCGTGGTCATGGCCCGAGACCTGTGTCGCCCGCGCGCTGCCGAGCGCTTGTTCAAATCTGTACGCGCGCGCGGCCTGGAGATCGAGATCCTGGTGAACAACGCCGGCATGATGTTCAACGACGAGTTCGTCCGCACCCCGTTATCGAGCCATTTGGCTCTGTTGGAGCTGAATATTGCCGTACCAACCACCCTCACCCACCTGTTTCTGGACTCGATGCTCGAGCGCGGCCATGGACGCGTCCTGAACGTAGTATCCATGGCTGGATTCCAGCCACTCGCCCGCCTTCCGACCTATGCCGCCAGCAAGGCCTATCAACTTCACCTCAGCGAGGCGCTCTCTGAGGAGCTGATGGGAACCGGCGTAACCGCGACGGCACTCTGCCCTGGCTTCACAGACACGGAAATCTTGAGCGAAGCACAGGACCTTTCTCGGTTGCCGCCGTGGGCCGTCGGCTCGGCGCGTCGGGTCGCCCAGGACGGCTATCTGGCGTGCATTCGCGGCACGCCCGTACTCGTGAGCGGTGCGTTGAACCAGCTCGCTGTGCAAATGATGCGCTATCAGCCGCGCTGGCTGACCCGGAGCGTTAGCGGTGCGCTGGCAAGGGCCATGCGCCGGTAATCAGCGATCCTGGGAAACGCCCGGGAGCGACAAGACGTATTCTGCTCCCAAGGCGTTCGCTGCGGTTTGGAAGCCGGGCTCGCAGCCGCCGGTAAGGACGCGCTCCGCGATGGAAACCGAGGCCGTGGCAGTGAACGAGTAGACCTCGGGGGTGTGCAATCGAATCGTCGCACGCTGATGGCTGCCGTCGGAAACCTCGGCAACGACCGTGGCTCGCCCGGCGGCTCGCCTGCGGCTGCTGGGGCCATCCGGTAGCAGGCGCAGCGCCGCTTGTCTCCACGTTTGCCAGGCGGGCGTTGCAAACATCCAGCCGGCGTCCCGACCAAGGCCGAGCCCGAGGCGGACCAGCGGAGTGGCCTCGTAGTAGACCGTGATGTTCGGAATGCCTGTTGTGTAGTAGGCTGACGCAACGTCCGACCAGCTGATGGCCTGCGTCGCCCGAGGGCCCGAGCCGAAATCGAAGCTGCGGGTGAGCTCCCCGGGTTGGGTCGGCACCAGGCGCCCGGCACGCCGCACGACAGCGAGCTGCGGGTATTGCTCGAGCACGGTCTCAGCGGAACCACGCGAGATGGCGTCAAGTCCTGCAAGGGCGAGCGCAAGGTGCGTAGCGTCGGGCACACGCCTGGCCGCGAGAGCCGCCGCGCAATCGGTTGCCACCATGTCGAAGCCGGCGCCCGGCAGCAGCATGACGCGCCTGTGGCGCGCCTCTGTGTCCAACTGCGACAGCAGCTCGACCCAGGCGAGCTCCCCGGCAATGTCCAGATAGTGCACTCCGTTATCCAGGCACGCCTTGACGAGCAGCGGGGCGGCGGTCCGAAACGGACCCGCTGCATTCAAGACCGCGGTGACCCCGCTCAACGCCGCAGCGAGATCGGCGGAGCTTGCCAGCGAAGCAACTCTGAACTCCAGCCGTTCGCCACTAGCCAAGGCGTGCAGCTCGGGCTCGCTGCGGCCGGCCAGGATGGGTATGAGGCCTCTGGCAAGTGCTTCCTGTACGATCAGTCGACCCGTGAAACCCGTAGCGCCGTAGATGAGAAGAGGATCACTGGCGGGGAGGCCGGAGCGATGTGCGATCACGATGAAAAGGGGTCCTGAGCCGGTCGCCTGCCAGTGCCGGGTGCAGCTGGTGCGCGCGGCCGGAAGTCCGATTGGCGTCGAGGGCTGCCTGTATTCGAAGGTGGGGCGAGACCGCTGGACAGGATGGATCGAAATCGAAGTGGCGGTGTTATTCTGACCCGACGACCGATGGTGGTGGCATCGGGAGGAGGAGCAACGCCGAAATGACGGTTTCCCCGGGGATTGCAGGCGCTGAACGTACTGAACACGAGCCTGGTGCGCAAGCGTGGGGTACCGGGCGTCTGGGGTGGGGCGGGCGCGCGAGCTTTTCCGGGGCGATGCTGGTGGTGGCTTGGCCTCGAAGCGCTGTCGAACGACTCCTTCCCGAACCTCTCGCGCTTTGCCCGCAGCTCCCCGAGCAGCGGCCGGGAACGCATCCGTTGCTGTTCACGCTCGGCGAGCTGAGCTCCGGCGGCGGTCATCTCGCGGGGTTTGATCTGTCGTTTGGTGTCCGGTACCGAGAGCTTTCGATTCTCGCGCCCTTCGTCGCACATCCGGCATCGCCGGAGCCTGTAGCCTTCGCGTGCACCATGTACGCGGACGATCCCAACGCCGTGCTTCTCGGCAACGCGGTCTACGGCTACAGAAAGCAGTTGGCTGATATCCACTGGGCGTACTCCGGCTTCCGAGTCGCTCGGCGAGGATGGCTGCTCTTTGAATGCACCGCAAGCGTGCACGGTTCGTGGGCGCGCGATATCGGCTCGGTGCGCCGGGCTGCTGAGCCAGTCGCTCGCCTTACCAGGCTTCCGGTTCTGGGACAGCGAAGCGATGGGGTATTCGTGACCTCCCAGTTCCGCATGGAGTTCTCGGGAGCCGAGATGCGCCCCATGAAGGGCCAGGTCCTCTGGCGCCGGGGTGACAGCACGCGCAGTCGTGAGGGACTGGGCCTTGCAGCGCGCGGCCTCGTGTGGCGCACAGGAAGGCCGCAGGTGCTGGCCGCCGCCTGACCCAGCGCCGCCAGCGGAAGCCAGGGCTCTTGCACGCGTTCGATGAGCCCTTTTGGCTGTACGAAGTATCTCCGATGACGCGGGCCCTCCGAAGCGGCGGCGGTCAATGGGAGCCGCCCTTTCCGTATTCACGCTCATCAGGGCTTGCAGGACCCGTGCCCGATCTGTAACTAATTCGGCCGAATCCTGTGGGTGCAGCAGAGCGAATCAAGGTGGCGGTCGTTGGCGGTGGGTGCAGCGGGATGGCAGCTGCGTTTGAGCTCACGCGACCCGAGCTCGCCGGCAAATACGATGTGACGGTCTACCAGCTCGGCTGGAGGCTTGGGGGCAAGGGAGCATCCGGCCGCGGACCTGCCGATCGGATCGAGGAGCACGGCCTGCACTTATGGATGGGCTTTTATGAGAACGCGTTTCGCCTGATGCGCGAGTGCTACGAGGAACTCGGACGCGATCCAAGCCGGTGCCCCATCGCTACCTGGACTGACGCGTTCGTGCCAGACCACTTCTGTGGGACCATGGACCGAGCGCCGGACGGAACCTGGCTTCCCTGGGCGGTTCACTTCCCGCCCACGAAAGGGCAGCCAGGCGACCCCGACCTGATCAAGCATCGCTGGACCGTGGCCGACTACCTGCAGCGAAGCCTGTCGCTTGCCCGGACGCTTTTTAGAGCAGTCCAGGAACGAAGCGGTCCGGAAGCTCGACCCGAGCTTGCTACAAGCCCGGTGGGCGCCGCCCCGAGTGAGCTGCGCAAGCTGATGGCGGAGCTCATGGCGCGGCGGGCGAAGGGCGCGGAGTATGCAGGGCTCGCGACCTGGGGATCGCTCATCTACGGGCTTCGCGTTCTGGACGAGGTGGTGAGGCTGATGCCTCGTTTTCCCGGTCAGGTGATCCTCGACTTCCACGCTGCCATCGCCAACTCGGCACGCTCCCAGCTACGACGGATGACCCGCAGCGACACCGAGCTCCGTCGACTGTGGGAGATCATCGACCTCGTGCTGGCCGTGGTTCGTGGTATCATCGGTTCGGGGCTGGTGTTCGACCGGCGCGGTTTCGACGCCATCGACGGTTACGACTGCCGCGAATGGCTCATGCGCTGGGGCGCGAGCAAGGAATCCGTGGAGAGTGCCTTTGTGCGCGCCCTGTACGACTTGGCGTTCGCCTACGAAGACGGAGACGTCACGCGACCGCGAATCGCCGCCGGCCAAGCCCTGCGAGGTGCACTGCGCGCCTTCTTCACGTACCGTGGAGCGTTCTTCTGGAAGATGCAGGCCGGGATGGGGGACGTCGTCTTCGCGCCGTTGTACGAGGTACTGAAGCGTCGTGGTGTTGGCTTCAAGTTTTTTCACAAGCTAACCGGAATGGGCGTAGGCCGCGCTGACGGGGGCGCGGACGGCGCGTTTGTCGAGACGCTCACGTTTGACGTTCAAGCGAAGGTCCGGGGCGGCCGAGCATACCGGCCGCTCGTCAGTATCCGGGGGCTCCCCTGCTGGCCGGCGGCACCACGCTGGAACCAGCTGGTCGGCGGGGAGATGCTGCGCAAGCAGGGGTGGGAGTTCGAGTCGCACTGGGAACGACGGCGCGCGGGTGCTCGGACGCTCCGGGTTGGCAGGGACTTCGATCTCGTGGTGCTGGCGGTCGGAGTTGGCGAAGTGCCGCACGTCGCCCGCGAGATCATCGAACAGGACGCCCGCTGGCAGCAATGGGCAACAAGCCACAAGTCCGTCGCGACACAAGCGCTGCAGCTGTGGCTGCGTGACGGTATTGCGGAGCTCGGTTGGACACAGCCGTCCATCAACATCTCGGGCTTCGTGGAGCCCTTTGACACCTGGGCAGACATGTCGCATCTGACGTCGCGCGAAAGCTACCCCCTCGATCCCGGCGGCTCTAGCAAGGTCAAATCCATAGCGTACTTCTGCAGTGTGCTGCCCGACCCCGAGCCCGGCGTCAACACGGCGGCCGCAGGCTACCCGGCAATGCGTCGCAAGGAGGTGCGGGACAATGCGCTGCGCTTTCTGAACACAGACGTCGGGACGCTATGGCCAAACGCGGTCGCGCCCAAGGGGTTTCGCTGGAATCTTCTCGTAACACCGGACACAAACAAGGGGCCTGCAGGCAAGGCCCGGCTAGAGTCCCAGTTCTACATCGCCAACGTCGATCCGACCATGCGCTACAGCCTGAGTCTCCCGGGAACGCTGCAGCACAGGATCTCTCCCTTGCATAGGACGCACGAAAACCTGACGGTGGCAGGAGATTGGACCGGCTGCGGATTCACGGAGGGTTGTGTCGAGGCCGCGGTGATGTCCGGCAAGCTCGCGGCCCACGCGCTGTCCGGCTCGCCGCCGCTGGAGGAGATCGTGGGATTCGACCATCCCTAGCGAAAGCGGAGGAACCAGATGGCCGCGACAAGACGAAGCCCAAAAGCGAAGAATCTCGAACAGGCAAGGAAACGAAGACCGGAGTTGCCGCGGGCAGAACCCGTGCGTTCTTGGTCTGCGTTGTTTGGCCGCTCCGGGCAGGGTGGTGTCCACAGCGGCGACGGAGGAGGTCCGGCTGACCCCGGGCCAACCTCCGATCCCATACGACGAAGCGTCGAGATGGGTTATCGGGTCATGGACGAGTACATGCGCCAGGGTGCAGCGGCAGCGAGCGCGTTCGTCAACTCACGCCGCGCGTCCGAAGGAGCTGCCTCCGACACGCTTGCCGGGCAGGACAGGTTCCAAGCGGCGGAACGCATGGTGCAGTACGCGACCGACATGGGCTCCATGTGGCTTGACGTCATGGCCGCATTCGCCGGAAGCACGGCGCCGCGCAATCGGCCAGGTCGGGATGGGGAATCGATCTTTGGAGGCATCGATCCATGGCGCCAGGCAGTCGCAAGACCGCAGTCTCCCACCCTTGACGACCAACTCAGACTGGCCCTCGAGATCAAGTCGACGCGGCCCGCCGAGGTCCTGCTGACGCTCGACAGGCCGCTGCCGACCGGTGAGCTCGGGGTTGAGCCGCTGCTCGCAACGGACGATTCGTCGCGTATCAAAGATGTAGCCGTCGAGCTCCCGGCCGAACCGCGAGGAATCACCCGGGTCCGGGTTCACGTGCCATCGAGATGCAAAGCAGGACGCTACACCGGTGCGATCCTCGAGCTCCGCAGTGGAACGCCGCGGGGGCGGCTCACGGTCGTGCTCTCGGGCTAGCCGGTTGGATGTCGTGACGACGCCGCAGGTCGCGCCCGCAATCCTACGAGAGTACGGTCGCATCGCGGGTCTCGAGCTCGCGAAATACCTCCAGCTACACGTCTCCCGCGGTTCGGAGTACCTGCGCGAAGCGGTACGGGAGTACCCAAGCCGGGGCGGCCGCGCCCTGAGACCCGCACTGTGCATTGCTGCGGCACGGGCGTTCGGGGCCTCGACGCAGGACGCCGTCAACTCCGCGGTTGCGATCGAGCTGATGCACAACGCGTTCCTCGTTCACGACGACATCGAGGACGCCAGCGAGGAGCGCCGCGGTCACCCGACGCTCCACAAGCTGCACGGAGTGCCTGTGGCGATCAACGTCGGCGACGCACTGTCGGTCTTGAGTCTGCGCCCGCTCTTGGAGAACCAGAAACGGCTGGGAACACGTGTGGCGCTGAGGATTCTGGAGGAGGCGGAGCAGGTGGCTCGAGAAACCGTGGAAGGCCAGGCCATCGAGCTCGGCTGGCGCAGCAGAAACACGGTGGATCTCGGTGAAGGCGACTATCTCAGGATGGTCCTGAAGAAGACCTGCTGGTACACGACGATCTTGCCGATTCGCCTCGGTGCACTGATCGCGACCCGGGACACCGTGGACCTGCGCCGCTTCGTGCCCTTTGGCTTCTTCGTGGGGGCCGCCTTTCAGATCCAGGACGACGTCCTGAATCTGATTGGTGAGCACAAGCAGTACGGCAAAGAGGTCAACGGGGACCTATGGGAAGGTAAAAGAACGCTGATGATCGTGCATCTCCTCAATCAGACGTCCGGCCGGGAACGCGAGGCGCTCGAAGCCTTCCTCGCCCTGGAACGCAAGGACCGGGAGCCCCGGCAGGTGCAGTGGGTGCGCCGGCTCATGGACAGTTACGCGAGCATCGAGTATGGTTGCCAGGTCGCGCACGGCTTGGCCGGCGCCGCGCAGCGGGAGTTCCAGCGTAACTTCCGGGGACTGTCAGAAACGCGTGATCTGCGGTTTCTTGGAGAGCTGCCTGCATGGGTTATCGCACGCACGTGAAGCGAAAGGGGTCAAGCGATGAGTGAGCTTAGGGCCGCGCAGATGAGTGCTCACTTCCATCGCTGGATGATGGCAGAGCAGCGGGTCCCGCTGTGGCTTCCGAGCCGCTGGGCCGAGTTCGCCCCCATGCCGGTAGGCGCGGTGCCTCGAATCGTGAGCGACGAAGCGCACTCCGCTCTGCGACGAAGGGCCGTGGTCGGCACGCTCGGCTCCCTGGCGTCCTCTAACGCAGGAGTCAAACATCGTATGGAACGTTACCTGGGTCACCATTCATGGCCACCGGAGGCGGCACGGCCCAAATGCGAGTGCTGCGCGGCGTACGTGGCGTCCAAGGTGCCCGGCGATGCCGAACCCAGTGCCAGAAGCGAGTGGATCTGGCCGGCGGTTCACAACTGCACAGACATCAAGTTCGACTACGACACGCGGGTCACCAAGGTTACCGAAACCGTGACCTTCAAGTTTGCGCCCGAGCAGGCTGACGCCACGTCCGAGCGGGTGGCGTCCCTGTTGCGCGCCGGCTCGCCCGAAAACTGGGCCCGTACCAGCAGCTACCTCTCCGACGAGCGCGATCCATTCTATCTGGAGTCCACGCCGGGCAACTACGTGCAAGGCAGCTTCAACGAGCTCGAGGCCGAGGAGGCCAAGGCTTTGTGGAAAAGACCCGAGGGAGGACAGCTCAAGGAAGTCGTTAACTGGAAC
Coding sequences:
- a CDS encoding acetoacetate decarboxylase family protein, with protein sequence MTVSPGIAGAERTEHEPGAQAWGTGRLGWGGRASFSGAMLVVAWPRSAVERLLPEPLALCPQLPEQRPGTHPLLFTLGELSSGGGHLAGFDLSFGVRYRELSILAPFVAHPASPEPVAFACTMYADDPNAVLLGNAVYGYRKQLADIHWAYSGFRVARRGWLLFECTASVHGSWARDIGSVRRAAEPVARLTRLPVLGQRSDGVFVTSQFRMEFSGAEMRPMKGQVLWRRGDSTRSREGLGLAARGLVWRTGRPQVLAAA
- a CDS encoding saccharopine dehydrogenase NADP-binding domain-containing protein, yielding MIAHRSGLPASDPLLIYGATGFTGRLIVQEALARGLIPILAGRSEPELHALASGERLEFRVASLASSADLAAALSGVTAVLNAAGPFRTAAPLLVKACLDNGVHYLDIAGELAWVELLSQLDTEARHRRVMLLPGAGFDMVATDCAAALAARRVPDATHLALALAGLDAISRGSAETVLEQYPQLAVVRRAGRLVPTQPGELTRSFDFGSGPRATQAISWSDVASAYYTTGIPNITVYYEATPLVRLGLGLGRDAGWMFATPAWQTWRQAALRLLPDGPSSRRRAAGRATVVAEVSDGSHQRATIRLHTPEVYSFTATASVSIAERVLTGGCEPGFQTAANALGAEYVLSLPGVSQDR
- a CDS encoding sugar isomerase, which produces MDMADASYGGYALCREMLESPQIVRRFQPDAGARFADAIRGKRALLLTGEGSSRVFPAKQTIYRALCSGNRLPIFSEGATQALEYDLSGAAVFGASNSGKTKEVVRLFTKLRQAQHDAVFAVVAEPDTPVIELSNQGHVLTCGKEAAVAATKSVIEQALFFASVEAALGDVPLLGLDELSDQMQQVLELRIDAGIVQKLARAPTIYFAGRNNGVAEELRLKTNEIARKKADYLEGTYAVHGIEEVMLRDEVVVLVDPFAAEEAKLRECLVDGVGMHAVALAPRQTSFPTVLIPDGGAYRGFVELCAGWNLLVETGLATGIDLDHPARARKVGNEFEGR
- a CDS encoding polyprenyl synthetase family protein, with the protein product MTTPQVAPAILREYGRIAGLELAKYLQLHVSRGSEYLREAVREYPSRGGRALRPALCIAAARAFGASTQDAVNSAVAIELMHNAFLVHDDIEDASEERRGHPTLHKLHGVPVAINVGDALSVLSLRPLLENQKRLGTRVALRILEEAEQVARETVEGQAIELGWRSRNTVDLGEGDYLRMVLKKTCWYTTILPIRLGALIATRDTVDLRRFVPFGFFVGAAFQIQDDVLNLIGEHKQYGKEVNGDLWEGKRTLMIVHLLNQTSGREREALEAFLALERKDREPRQVQWVRRLMDSYASIEYGCQVAHGLAGAAQREFQRNFRGLSETRDLRFLGELPAWVIART
- a CDS encoding NAD(P)-binding protein codes for the protein MAAAFELTRPELAGKYDVTVYQLGWRLGGKGASGRGPADRIEEHGLHLWMGFYENAFRLMRECYEELGRDPSRCPIATWTDAFVPDHFCGTMDRAPDGTWLPWAVHFPPTKGQPGDPDLIKHRWTVADYLQRSLSLARTLFRAVQERSGPEARPELATSPVGAAPSELRKLMAELMARRAKGAEYAGLATWGSLIYGLRVLDEVVRLMPRFPGQVILDFHAAIANSARSQLRRMTRSDTELRRLWEIIDLVLAVVRGIIGSGLVFDRRGFDAIDGYDCREWLMRWGASKESVESAFVRALYDLAFAYEDGDVTRPRIAAGQALRGALRAFFTYRGAFFWKMQAGMGDVVFAPLYEVLKRRGVGFKFFHKLTGMGVGRADGGADGAFVETLTFDVQAKVRGGRAYRPLVSIRGLPCWPAAPRWNQLVGGEMLRKQGWEFESHWERRRAGARTLRVGRDFDLVVLAVGVGEVPHVAREIIEQDARWQQWATSHKSVATQALQLWLRDGIAELGWTQPSINISGFVEPFDTWADMSHLTSRESYPLDPGGSSKVKSIAYFCSVLPDPEPGVNTAAAGYPAMRRKEVRDNALRFLNTDVGTLWPNAVAPKGFRWNLLVTPDTNKGPAGKARLESQFYIANVDPTMRYSLSLPGTLQHRISPLHRTHENLTVAGDWTGCGFTEGCVEAAVMSGKLAAHALSGSPPLEEIVGFDHP
- a CDS encoding DUF2791 family P-loop domain-containing protein, whose protein sequence is MVFCDLVGSSELSERLDPEELQDLFVGYRAVCRDAIGRYQGHLSQFLGDGVLAYFGYPVAHEEDAVRAVRTALRIIEDLKRVNQGIGERLQAETRVRVGIHSGLAVVGDSGPAGTGARLAVGETVNLAARLEPLAEPNTVLVSAATARLVQGHFELEALGTRTLRGFTKPVALFRVVRPTGAQTKFEAAARGSLSPYVGRERELAELAAAWRQVQKGADRVVVVRGEAGIGKSRLIHRFQHTGLHQGAVVAKCYCSPLMQATAFGPLIEMLNAVVSKRAKAKTAPEARLEALGSLLAEHANVGSDALPLMAALLSIPGADDGPMRELSAARRRRRTLEIMRIWLASAAEKSPYALLVEDIHWADPSTLDFLDLIVREPPGGRTLLCVMGRPEFLPRWSQPHVQVIELLRLTRSEMETMVKNLAGGHALPPLVTQGIAKRSEGVPLFVEEVTKAVLESGVLRLDTRYELAGEFDDRYLPATVQESLVARFDRLGQSRRVAQLGAAIGREFDYALIRAVAGLTDDELRGHLDALVRSELAFVRRDPPNSTYRFKHALIQDGIYETQLKSARPPVHQRIFTALEEAFPGLIADRPEVAAFHAKKAGLPRQAATYFERAAERALEAQAYLEAVNHFRSALGQLRQLPQSRERDRFELELLAALGLPLTMTQGYAAKEVMESYERARELCAEVDPPFRVFYGIWTFQAVRGSRAATRQMVEQFDRVARTTDSPAKRYISWTSMGVRHFWRGRFKEAIRALIEGQNHFDSNMVLTLPNDYGYDNPLYGHLFLMHARYLSGDVEEANTILQGVWAATKAANSPYLTVMALHYHALLSSDVGDTAGALRSTENGLELAAEHQLQFWRALAQTQHGLATCEGGRVQQGIAEIQQGLGMLRATGASHPLPYHLSYLARAYAQAREIEKGLAAVEEAMVLIRTNWDRNIEPELLRLRAELLAQGGATAEAEDCFRRGLETAAKDGSALWGLRCATGFARLLAKRGDTGRAREILAEACKGIVSGDPPVLREARSLLTELRAS
- a CDS encoding SDR family oxidoreductase codes for the protein MLVTGASRGIGWELAQEFASHGHDLCLVSRDRVRLVSRARSLEEQFGVEVVVMARDLCRPRAAERLFKSVRARGLEIEILVNNAGMMFNDEFVRTPLSSHLALLELNIAVPTTLTHLFLDSMLERGHGRVLNVVSMAGFQPLARLPTYAASKAYQLHLSEALSEELMGTGVTATALCPGFTDTEILSEAQDLSRLPPWAVGSARRVAQDGYLACIRGTPVLVSGALNQLAVQMMRYQPRWLTRSVSGALARAMRR